In the genome of Anas platyrhynchos isolate ZD024472 breed Pekin duck chromosome 23, IASCAAS_PekinDuck_T2T, whole genome shotgun sequence, one region contains:
- the ANK1 gene encoding ankyrin-1 isoform X5, whose translation MAQAAKQLKKIKDIEAQALQEQKEKEESNRKRRNRSRDRKKKADAATSFLRAARSGNLDKALDHLRNGVDINTCNQNGLNALHLASKEGHVKMVVELLHKEIVLETTTKKGNTALHIAALAGQQDVVRELVNYGANVNAQSQKGFTPLYMAAQENHLEVVKFLLENGANQNVATEDGFTPLAVALQQGHENVVAHLINYGTKGKVRLPALHIAARNDDTRTAAVLLQNDPNADVLSKTGFTPLHIAAHYENLSVAQLLLNRGASVNFTPQNGITPLHIASRRGNIIMVRLLLDRGAQIETRTKDELTPLHCAARNGHVRIAEILLDHGAPIQAKTKNGLSPIHMAAQGDHLDCVRLLLQYSAEIDDITLDHLTPLHVAAHCGHHRVAKLLVEKGAKPNSRALNGFTPLHIACKKNHIRVMELLLKTGASIDAVTESGLTPLHVAAFMGHLPIVKTLLQRGASPNVSNVKVETPLHMAARAGHTDVAKYLLQNKAKANAKAKDDQTPLHCAARIGHTGMVKLLLENNANPNLATTAGHTPLHITAREGHVDTALALLEKGASQTCMTKKGFTPLHVAAKYGKVDVAELLLARDAHPNAAGKNGLTPLHVAVHHNNLEIVKLLLPKGSSPHSSAWNGYTPLHIAAKQNQMEVASSLLQYGASANAESVQGVTPLHLASQEGHADMVALLFSKQANGDLGNKSGLTPLHLVAQEGHVPVADVLVKHRVTVDATTRMGYTPLHVASHYGNIKLVKFLLQHQADVNAKTKLGYTPLHQAAQQGHTDVVTLLLKHGASPNEISTNGTTPLAIAKRLGYISVTDVLKIVTEETDILPVSDKYRMSFPETVDEILDVSEDEGTAHVTVMEEELIAPKPRTPEPRDQEGKREMLELVTRMTLEQMEESAAVPQVPCIPPETVVTRAEEPEQLGPVETEAEQVSLLPAPSVSPQEPSKEFDEDSLIPSSPATETSDNISPVASPVHTGFLVSFMVDARGGSMRGSRHHGLRVVIPPRACAAPTRITCRLVKPQKLPAPPNLAEEEGLASRIIALGPAGAQFLSPVIVEIPHFASYGRGDRELVVLRNENGSVWKEHRNLYEESYMDQLLNGMDEELESLEELEKKRVCRIVTTDFPLYFVVMSRICQVCDMIGPEGGCLRSTLVPMVQATFPDAAVTKEVRLALQAQPVPDELVTKLLGNQATFSPIVTVEPRRRKFHRPIGLRIPLPPSWKDNPRDSGEGDTTSLRLLCSVIGGTAQAQWEDITGTTKLVYEKECANFTTNVSARFWLADCPRTAEAVHFATVLYKELTAVPYMAKFVVFAKMNDAREGRLRCYCMTDDKVDKTLEQHENFTEVARSRDIEVVEGMPLHVELSGNLVPVKKTTQPRTFLFQSFRENRLVISIKVRDSSREASGSLSFLRKAMKYEDLQHVLCHLNISIPPCTKGSSSEERRKTLTPLSLRERYSILSESSFGSLSSTDRADQKMVDIAEQLGLSWAELARELQFGVDDINRIRVENPNSLLEQSIALLNLWVSREGKSVKMESLYTALRNIDRSEIVSTLEGSGRQSRSLKGSWRYTDRDYSLSPSQMNGYASLQDELLSPASLHYTLPSPLRADQYWNEVAIMDAIPMAATEQDALMEMSDMQVWSSGLTPSLVTAEDSSLECSKAEDSDATSEGRFLGQLLTDTHGPDHMGSMDLVEDDTVDSDAMNGLIELLDQEEGQRPEEKMPARDCQLGTGEQDPESEVSFVSVQQKVQARITASPTISHIVEKSADRLRDWNAEGSFISCLQDLTAGSWQEGVTRRLRPTYTMAAGAQGQEQEQVLAPAVELMRVSSAEDSDWQPQHPTGGWPEEADSHFFGQVRGNEVLHLPGEQVTEEQFTDEQGNIVTKKIIRKVVRQLGPSDTDDRQEHEELIVEGSLQEPQDLEAEADHFMKYSILHRDGLGAKEEVQARVPKLEVSGGRMGAQIVKRASLKRGKQ comes from the exons AACGGGCTGAATGCCTTGCACCTGGCCTCCAAGGAGGGCCATGTGAAAATggtggtggagctgctgcacaAGGAGATCGTTCTGGAGACAACGACCAAG AAGGGAAACACAGCCCTGCACATTGCTGCCCTGGCTGGGCAACAGGACGTGGTCCGGGAACTGGTGAACTATGGGGCCAATGTCAACGCGCAGTCACAG AAAGGCTTCACACCCCTCTACATGGCAGCACAGGAAAACCACCTGGAAGTTGTCAAGTTCCTGCTGGAAAATGGAGCCAACCAGAACGTAGCCACAGAG GATGGGTTCACACCACTAGctgtggctctgcagcagggacaTGAGAATGTGGTTGCTCACCTTATCAACTATGGGACAAAGGGTAAGGTCCGCCTGCCCGCCTTGCACATTGCAGCCCGCAACGATGACACCCGCACAGCCGCCGTGCTGCTGCAGAATGACCCCAATGCTGACGTCCTCTCCAAG ACTGGATTTACCCCCTTGCACATTGCAGCCCACTACGAGAATCTCAGTGTGGCCCAATTACTGCTGAACCGTGGAGCCAGTGTCAACTTCACACCCCAG AATGGGATCACTCCCCTGCACATAGCCTCCCGTCGAGGCAACATCATCATGGTACGGCTGCTGCTGGATCGTGGGGCCCAGATAGAGACGAGGACCAAG GACGAGCTGACCCCTCTCCACTGTGCAGCTCGCAATGGACATGTGCGAATTGCAGAGATCCTGCTGGATCATGGGGCTCCCATTCAAGCCAAAACCAAG AACGGCCTGTCGCCGATCCACATGGCAGCGCAGGGTGACCACCTGGACTGCGTGCGCCTGCTCCTGCAGTACAGTGCTGAGATCGACGACATCACGCTGGACCACCTAACGCCGCTGCATGTGGCCGCACACTGTGGCCACCACCGTGTGGCCAAGTTGTTGGTGGAGAAGGGGGCCAAGCCCAACTCCAGAGCCCTG AATGGCTTCACGCCCCTCCACATCGCCTGCAAGAAGAACCACATCCGtgtgatggagctgctgctgaagacaGGAGCCTCCATCGACGCTGTCACAGAG TCCGGCCTGACCCCTTTGCACGTGGCTGCCTTCATGGGGCACCTGCCCATTGTTAAGACCCTGCTGCAGCGCGGAGCGTCTCCTAATGTGTCCAATGTG AAAGTAGAGACGCCCCTGCACATGGCAGCCAGAGCTGGGCACACGGATGTGGCCAAGTACCTGCTGCAGAACAAAGCCAAAGCCAACGCCAAGGCCAAG GATGACCAGACTCCTCTGCACTGCGCTGCACGCATTGGCCACACCGGCATGGTCAAACTGCTTCTGGAGAACAATGCAAACCCCAACCTGGCAACAACAGCAGGGCACACACCCCTGCACATCACAGCCAGAGAGGGGCATGTGGACACAGCCCTGGCCTTGCTGGAGAAGGGAGCCTCCCAGACCTGCATGACCAAG AAAGGATTTACCCCTCTCCACGTTGCGGCCAAGTATGGGAAGGTAGAtgtggcagagctgctcctggcacGTGACGCTCACCCTAACGCAGCAGGAAAG AATGGCCTGACCCCACTGCATGTGGCTGTGCACCATAACAACCTGGAGATTGTCAAGCTGCTGCTTCCCAAGGGGAGCTCCCCACACAGCTCAGCCTGG AACGGGTACACCCCCCTGCACATCGCTGCCAAGCAGAACCAGATGGAGGTGGCCAGCAGCTTGCTGCAGTACGGGGCTTCTGCAAATGCGGAGTCTGTGCAGGGAGTCACCCCCCTACACCTGGCTTCTCAGGAGGGGCATGCGGACATGGtggccctgctcttctccaaacAAGCCAACGGCGATTTAGGCAACAAG AGTGGCCTGACTCCTCTCCATCTTGTGGCCCAAGAGGGACATGTGCCAGTTGCTGATGTTCTGGTGAAACACAGAGTTACAGTGGATGCAACAACCAGG ATGGGCTATACCCCGCTGCATGTGGCCAGCCACTATGGGAACATCAAACTGGTGAAGTTTCTGCTACAGCACCAGGCTGATGTCAATGCCAAGACTAAG ctgggctaCACCCCCCTgcaccaggcagcacagcagggccaCACGGATGTCGTGACGCTGCTGCTGAAGCACGGTGCCTCTCCCAACGAGATCAGCACG AATGGCACCACTCCCCTGGCCATTGCGAAGCGGCTCGGCTACATTTCTGTCACAGATGTGCTCAAGATTGTCACAGAGGAAACCGACAtcctg CCAGTCAGTGACAAGTACCGCATGAGCTTTCCAGAGACTGTGGATGAGATTCTGGATGTGTCAGAGGATGAAG GCACTGCTCATGTCACAGTAATGG AGGAGGAGCTGATCGCACCGAAGCCCAGGACACCTGAACCCAGGGACCAGGAGGGCAAGAGGGAGATGCTGGAGCTTGTGACCAGGATGACACTGGAGCAAAT GGAGGAGTCTGCAGCTGTCCCACAGGTCCCCTGTATTCCACCTGAGACTGTGGTGACCAGAGCAGAGGAGCCTGAGCAATTAGGACCTGTGGAGACAGAAGCTGAGCAAGTCAGCCTGCTGCCTGCGCCCTCGGTGTCCCCGCAGGAG CCCTCCAAGGAGTTCGATGAGGACTCTCTGAtccccagcagcccagccactgAGACTTCAGACAACATCAGCCCAGTGGCCAGCCCCGTGCACACAGG GTTCCTGGTGAGCTTCATGGTGGACGCCCGCGGCGGCTCCATGCGGGGCAGCCGGCACCACGGGCTGCGTGTGGTCATCCCACCCCGCGCCTGCGCCGCACCAACCCGCATCACCTGCCGCCTGGTGAAGCCCCAGAAGCTGCCCGCACCCCCAAATCTGGCTGAGGAGGAGGGCTTGGCCAGCAGGATCATCGCTCTGGGGCCCGCCGGGGCCCAGTTCCTCAG CCCTGTCATCGTGGAGATCCCCCACTTTGCCTCTTACGGGCGTGGAGACCGTGAGCTGGTGGTACTGCGCAATGAGAACGGCTCGGTCTGGAAGGAGCACCGCAACCTCTATGAGGAGAGCTACATGGACCAGCTACTCAATGGCATGGATGAGG AGCTGGAgagcctggaggagctggagaagaagagggtCTGCCGCATCGTCACTACCGACTTCCCTCTCTACTTCGTGGTCATGTCCCGGATTTGCCAGGTCTGTGACATGATCGGCCCTGAGGGAGGGTGCTTGAGAAGCACACTGGTGCCCATGGTACAGGCCACCTTCCCAGACGCTGCCGTCACCAAGGAAGTGAGACTGGCCCTGCAG GCACAGCCTGTGCCCGATGAGCTGGTGACCAAACTGCTGGGGAACCAGGCGACCTTCAGCCCCATTGTCACGGTGGAGCCACGCCGGAGGAAGTTCCACCGCCCCATCGGCCTCCGTATCCCTTTGCCCCCGTCCTGGAAGGACAATCCCCGAGACAGTGGCGAGGGTGACACCACCAGCCTGCGTCTGCTCTGCAGTGTGATTG gagggaCAGCCCAAGCTCAGTGGGAAGACATCACAGGCACCACGAAGCTGGTCTATGAAAAGGAATGTGCTAATTTTACCACCAATGTGTCTGCCAG GTTCTGGCTGGCCGACTGCCCACGCACGGCTGAGGCCGTGCACTTTGCCACCGTGCTGTACAAGGAGCTGACAGCTGTGCCCTACATGGCCAAATTTGTGGTGTTTGCCAAGATGAACGATGCACGGGAAGGCAGGCTGCGCTGCTACTGCATGACTGATGACAAGGTGGACAAGACTTTAGAGCAGCATGAAAACTTCACCGAGGTGGCCCGCAGCAGGGACATTGAG GTGGTGGAGGGGATGCCTTTGCATGTTGAGCTCTCAGGAAACCTGGTTCCTGTTAAGAAGACCACGCAGCCACGCACCTTCCTCTTCCAGTCCTTCCGAGAGAACCGCCTCGTCATCTCCATCAAG GTCCGGGACAGCAGTCGGGAAGCCAGCGGCTCCCTGTCTTTCCTGCGCAAGGCCATGAAGTATGAGGACCTGCAGCACGTGCTCTGCCACCTCAACATCAGCATACCACCCTGCACCAAG ggaagcagcagtgAGGAGCGGAGGAAGACACTGACGCCGTTGTCTCTGCGGGAGCGATACAGCATCCTAAGCGAAAGCAGTTTCG gctCTCTGAGCAGCACCGACCGTGCAGACCAGAAGATGGTCGACATAGCAGAGCAGCTGGGCCTCAGCTGGGCAG AGCTGGCACGTGAGCTGCAGTTTGGGGTGGATGACATCAACAGGATACGTGTGGAGAACCCCAactccctgctggagcagagcatAGCCCTACTCAACCTCTGGGTCAGCCGCGAAGGCAAGAGTGTCAAGA TGGAGAGCCTGTACACAGCACTGAGAAATATCGACCGCAGCGAGATCGTCAGCACACTGGAGGGTTCTGGGCGGCAGAGCCGGAGCCTGAAGGGCAGTTGGCGCTACACGGACAGGGACTACTCCCTCTCACCTTCCCAGATGAATG GTTACGCTTCTCTGCAGGACGAGCTGCTGTCCCCTGCCTCCCTGCATTACACGCTGCCATCCCCGCTGCGTGCCGACCAGTACTGGAATGAGGTGGCCATCATGGATGCCATCCCCATGGCTGCCACTGAGCAGGATGCCCTGATGGAGATGTCCGACATGCAGGTGTGGTCCTCGGGGCTCACCCCCTCGCTGGTGACGGCTGAGGACTCCTCTCTGGAGTGCAGCAAGGCTGAGGACTCGGATGCCACGAGCGAAGGCCGTTTCCTGGGGCAGCTTCTAACAGACACGCACGGCCCGGACCACATGGGCTCTATGGACCTAGTTGAGGATGACACAGTGGATTCAGATGCCATGAATGGTCTGATTGAACTGCTAGACCAGGAGGAGGGGCAGAGGCCAGAGGAGAAGATGCCAGCCAGGGACTGCCAGCTGGGGACTGGAGAGCAGGACCCAGAAAGTgaagtttcttttgtttcagttcAGCAGAAGGTACAAGCCAGGATCACGGCATCACCGACCATTAGCCACATTGTGGAGAAGAGTGCAGACAG GCTGAGGGACTGGAATGCAGAAGGCTCCTTTATCTCCTGCCTACAGGACCTGACAGCGGGCTCCTGGCAGGAGGGGGTCACCCGAAGGCTGCGCCCGACCTACACCATGGCTGCCGGGGCGCAGGGCCAGGAGCAAGAGCAGGTCCTGGCACCGGCCGTGGAGCTGATGCGGGTCAGCTCCGCAGAGGACAGCGactggcagccccagcaccccacgGGCGGCTGGCCGGAGGAGGCAGACAGCCACTTCTTCGGGCAGGTGAGG GGCAACGAAGTTCTTCACCTCCCTGGGGAGCAGGTCACAGAGGAGCAGTTCACAGACGAACAAGGCAATATCGTCACCAAGAAG ATCATTCGGAAGGTGGTGCGTCAGCTGGGCCCCAGTGACACGGATGACAGGCAGGAGCATGAGGAGCTGATTGTGGAGGGCTCCCTGCAGGAGCCCCAAGACCTAGAGGCCGAGGCCGATCACTTCATGAAGTACTCCATCCTGCACCGGGATGGTCTAGGGGCCAAG GAGGAGGTACAAGCGCGTGTCCCGAAACTGGAGGTCTCCGGGGGCAGGATGGGGGCTCAGATAGTGAAACGAGCCAGCCTGAAAAGGGGAAAGCAGTGA